In Octopus bimaculoides isolate UCB-OBI-ISO-001 chromosome 5, ASM119413v2, whole genome shotgun sequence, a genomic segment contains:
- the LOC106872499 gene encoding protein FAM200A-like, with translation MTIVYIDLLKQLHNDIEIRFSDILQIMVPQWFVNPFVVDPSEVDIDIQESFIELQNNTAALARFKYGGYQKLWMYEEISKKYPLLWKNVKLLLLAFPTSYLVELGFSRVMYLLSKTRNRFDVERRGDLRLPLTALKLNIDKLVTLHQLQGSH, from the coding sequence ATGACAATAGTTTATATTGATCTTTTGAAGCAGTTACATAATGATATCGAAATTCGCTTCTCTGATATACTCCAAATAATGGTGCCGCAGTGGTTTGTGAATCCCTTCGTTGTTGATCCATCTGAAGTCGATATTGACATACAAGAAAGCTTCATTGAACTTCAAAATAACACAGCAGCTCTAGCAAGGTTCAAGTATGGAGGATACCAGAAGCTGTGGATGTATGAAGAGATAtctaaaaagtacccattacTCTGGAAAAATGTTAAGTTGCTTTTACTCGCTTTTCCCACATCTTATTTAGTTGAGTTAGGTTTCAGTCGGGTGATGTATCTGCTGTCAAAGACTCGAAATCGCTTTGACGTAGAACGAAGAGGAGATTTACGCCTCCCACTGACGGCTTTGAAACTAAACATTGACAAGTTGGTAACCCTGCATCAGTTACAGGGATCCCATTGA